GCAATCCTACTGACCACAAGGCTAGGTGATGAGTATAGGGAATAACGCCTTTGCCCATAAAAGTATTGGCAACTGGAATATTCATCTGAGTGGCGAATTGGGTGACTGCATCACTAGCTTGGGCACGAATCGCTCCATTTCCTACGAGAATTAATGGATTTACTGCTTGCGAAATTGCGGCTGCGGCTGCGCGAATACTAGCAAAAGATGCATAAGTTTTTTCAATTTTATCCTTATGCAAGGGTTTACCTTCGACAGGCATAGCTGCAATATTTTCTGGTAAATCGATATGCACTGCACCGGGTTTTTCCGATTGCGATCGCTTAAAGGCTTTGCGCACAACTTCTGGTGTAATACTAGGGCGAACAATCTGCTTATTCCACTTAGTTACAGGTGCAAACATTGCCACCAAATCTAAATATTGGTGGGATTCAATGTGCATTCTATCTGTGCCTACTTGCCCAGTAATTGCTACTAATGGCGCACCGTCGAGGTTAGCATCAGCTACCCCAGTCATCAAATTTGTTGCTCCAGGGCCAAGGGTAGAAAGACAAACTCCGGCTTTTCCCGTTAGGCGGCCATATACATCCGCCATGAAGGCTGCACCCTGTTCGTGACGAGTAGTAATAAATGTAATCGAAGAATTTTTTAATGCTTCTAAAACGTGAAGATTTTCTTCACCAGGCAGTCCAAAAACGTATTCTACACCTTCATTTTCTAAACACTGTACTAATAATTCTGCTGTATTCATTTGTTGATTTCCTCTATTTTGTCATTTGTCATTTGTCCTTTGTCATTGGTCATTTGTCATTTGTCATTGGTTTTTTGACTTTTGACTCTTGACTTTTGACTCTTGACCAATGACTCTTGACTAATTACTTAACCCACACAGTTTTAACATTGACAAACTCATGTATCCCCTGGATACTCAACTCTCTGCCATACCCGGAACGCTTGATACCGCCAAAGGGTAAGCGGGGGTCGGATTTGACCATACCGTTGATAAATACCGAACCTGCTTCGATTTCTTCAACTAAGCGATCGCGTTCTTGGTCGTCGGTTGTCCAAGCGCTTGCACCTAAGCCAAAGGGTACGGAATTAGCTAGTTTAATCGCTGCATCAATATCTGGGACGCGGAATACTAAAGCCACTGGCCCAAAAAATTCTTCTTGGGCGATCGCGCTATCTTGGGGGATATCTGTCACGATCGTCGGTGCATAGTAATTGCCAGGTCGATCGGATATAGGATGTCCGCCCGTGAGGATTTTACCGCCGCTTTTAGTAGCAGCTTGTACTTGTTGGTCTAAATCCTGGAGAATCCCAGGAGTTGCCAACGGGCCTAGGTCGGTGTCTGGTTGCATCGGATCGCCAACTTTTAAGGCCAGGAATTTATCTAACAACAGTTTTTCAAATTTATCCGCGATCGCTTCTGCAACAATAAAACGTTTCGCTGCTATACAAGATTGCCCGTTATTTAACATTCGTGCTGTAGTAGCTGTGACAACTGCTGCTGTTAAATCAGCACTCTCTAACACGATGAATGGGTCGCTTCCTCCCAATTCCAAAACAGTTTTTTTAATTTGTTTTCCCGCAGCCACAGCTAAAGATATACCTGCGGGTTCGCTTCCGGTTAAGGTAGCAGCTTTAATGCGATCGTCAGCCATTAAATCGGCAACTTTCGCAGCACCGATTAACAGAGTTTGAAACACGCCAACAGGAAAACCCGCACGTTGAAAAATATCCTCAATTGCTAAGGCGCATTGG
The genomic region above belongs to Calothrix sp. NIES-2098 and contains:
- a CDS encoding aldehyde dehydrogenase, with amino-acid sequence MAIATINPATGETLKTFESLNDTEIAAKLDLAGQAFEHYRKTSFAERSQWLQKAAEILEQEKAEFAKVMTLEMGKPLKAAIAEAEKCALVCRYYAEHAASFLADVAVETDASKSFVRYQPLGVILAVMPWNFPFWQVFRFAAPALMAGNVGLLKHASNVPQCALAIEDIFQRAGFPVGVFQTLLIGAAKVADLMADDRIKAATLTGSEPAGISLAVAAGKQIKKTVLELGGSDPFIVLESADLTAAVVTATTARMLNNGQSCIAAKRFIVAEAIADKFEKLLLDKFLALKVGDPMQPDTDLGPLATPGILQDLDQQVQAATKSGGKILTGGHPISDRPGNYYAPTIVTDIPQDSAIAQEEFFGPVALVFRVPDIDAAIKLANSVPFGLGASAWTTDDQERDRLVEEIEAGSVFINGMVKSDPRLPFGGIKRSGYGRELSIQGIHEFVNVKTVWVK